The genomic region CTGGGAGATCTTCTGGCTGGGCAACCCGGACGGCATGGAGGCACTGCTGGTGCCCCAGCACGACATCGAGATGAAGCACGTGCATTTCCAGGGCTTCCGGGGCAAGGGTCTGATGGCCAAGCTGCGCATGCCGCTGCGTCTGCACCGTGCCTGTGGCGAGGCGAAGAAGGCCTTCAAGCAGGTGCGCCCGCATGTGGTGCTGGGCATGGGCGGCTATGTCACCGTGCCCGGGGGGCTGGTGGCGCGCAAGCTGGGCGTGCCGATGGTGCTGCATGAGCAGAATTCGGTCGCCGGCATGGCCAACCGCTTCCTGGCGCGCTTTGCGGCGCGTGTGCTGGTGGCCTTCCCGGGCGCGATGTCGCGGGCGGTCTGGGTGGGCAACCCGGTCAACCGCGCCATTTCCGCCATTCCGGCGCCCGAGCTGCGCTACCGTGAGCGCAGCGGTCCGCTGAAGGTGCTGGTGGTGGGCGGCAGCCTGGGGGCGCAGGCCTTCAATCGCATCATTCCCAACGCCTTCGGTCTGATCGAGCCCGAGCGGCGCCCTGAGATCCTGCATCAGAGTGGTCGTGCGCATCTCGAAGAGCTGCGGACCAACTACAAGAACGCAGCGGTCGACGCACAGGCCGTCGCATTCATCGACAACATGGCCGAAGCCTATTCCGAGGCCGATCTGGTGATCGCCCGTGCCGGTGCCACCACGGTGTCCGAACTGGCGGCGGCCGGGGTCGCGTCGATCCTGATTCCCTATCCGCACGCGGTGGACGACCACCAGACCGGCAATGCCCGTTTCCTGTCCGAAACCGGTGCGGCCATCCTCATTCCCCAGACGGAGCTGACGCCCTCGGGGCTGTCGTCGCTGCTGGCGCATTTCAACCGTCCGGCCCTGGCGGCCATGGCGGCCAAGGCACGCGCCCTGGGCAAACCCGATGCCGCCTCCATCGTGGCAGATACCTGCGAGGCAGTGGCAAGAGCATGAAACACAAGGTACGGAAGATTCATTTCGTGGGCATCGGCGGCGCCGGCATGAGCGGCATTGCCGAGGTGCTCCTCAACCTGGGCTATTCGGTCAGCGGTTCGGACATGAACCGCTCGACGGTGCTCGAGCGCCTGGAGAGCCTGGGTGCCAAGGTCCACGTTGGACACCAGGCCGAGCATGTGGAAGACGCCGACTGCGTGGTGGTCTCCACGGCCGTGCGCGCCGACAATCCGGAAGTGCGCCGTGCCCGAGCCCGGCGCGTGCCGGTGGTGCCGCGCGCGCTGATGCTGGCCGAGCTGATGAAGCTCAAGCAGGGGGTGGCCATTGCCGGAACGCACGGCAAGACCACGACCACCAGCCTGGTCGCCTCCATCCTGGCCAAGGCGGGTCTGGATCCCACTTTCGTGATTGGTGGGCGCCTGAACAGCGCCGGTGTCAATGCCCGGCTGGGCAGTGGCGACTACATCGTGGTCGAGGCGGATGAATCCGATGCCTCGTTCCTGAACCTGCTGCCCATGATTGCGGCCGTCA from Lautropia mirabilis harbors:
- the murG gene encoding undecaprenyldiphospho-muramoylpentapeptide beta-N-acetylglucosaminyltransferase, yielding MSAKRVLIMAGGTGGHIFPGLAVAEQLRERGWEIFWLGNPDGMEALLVPQHDIEMKHVHFQGFRGKGLMAKLRMPLRLHRACGEAKKAFKQVRPHVVLGMGGYVTVPGGLVARKLGVPMVLHEQNSVAGMANRFLARFAARVLVAFPGAMSRAVWVGNPVNRAISAIPAPELRYRERSGPLKVLVVGGSLGAQAFNRIIPNAFGLIEPERRPEILHQSGRAHLEELRTNYKNAAVDAQAVAFIDNMAEAYSEADLVIARAGATTVSELAAAGVASILIPYPHAVDDHQTGNARFLSETGAAILIPQTELTPSGLSSLLAHFNRPALAAMAAKARALGKPDAASIVADTCEAVARA